GGTAAGTTTGTTTTAATTAAAAACGCAGCTAAGCACATTATAGCTTTTAAAAAGCTATACAACAAGCTTTCATCTGTTCAGAAGAGAGAACTTTATTATATACGAATTATTGTAACCAATTTTAATATTGGTGATGCTATATTGCATAAAACATATAATGCTGTTGAGTTTGAGAGCTTACTTGGGAGTTTAGGTGCTGCTAGGGTTGAAAGGATTATAGACTTTCATTTAAATGTTCTTAAAGCAAAAGAAGATGCTCGATCAGCTATAAGTAGTCTTCCAGAAGGCATAGCAAGGCATAATTTGCAAGAACGGTTTAATGCTCACGAAAGTCTTTATGCGTTGCATTTAAAAGAGTTGTTTAGTAGTGCTTTTCCTGGTAAGGTGTATCATAATGTTGAAAGGAGTAGTTATATTTCTGGGTATTTTGCGATTATAAATGATGTTGGGAAAATTCAGTAAGTGAGACAAATAGTCCAGTACTACAGGTAGTAGTAATTAATTCTTAAGTTAAGAATAGTAATTAAGAATAGTAAGTTTAAGAAAATGAATTTTTAGATCTTAAGATATATAAAACTTTTAATTTATATTGTCAAATGGATGTATTAATTCCTATAATTTATGATATTATGGCATTATTATAATAATAATTATATTATTTCAGTTTAATTAATCAGTTTATTTAATAATAAGTTAAATTTAATTTGAAAAAGGAGCTATTTAATGGTTCAGTTAAGACGTTTTGGTTTATTGCTAGTATTAATATTACCGTTATTGTTAGTAATAAGTTGTGATTTGAACTCTCAAGAGGACATAGCACTTAGAGCAGATTTACTTATAAGTAAGCTTGCTAAAGGTCATATGATAAAATTAAACATTGATGATGTGAGCAGTGGTGCTGAAATAGTTAAAGCAGAGGTAACTATAAATGCTATGCTCAATAATCTGCTAGACAAATTTGAGATACCTGATGACAGGAAGAAAATAATTGATGATATGCGAGATATAGTAACTAGTTTGTCAGGAGTCTTTTCAGTTAGGGTTTATAAGAATGAAGATTTCTGTAATTTATTAGAGGGTTTGGGTGCTGAGAGACTTAAGGAAATTACAGAAATTCATGTTAATATTCTTAAAGCCCAAGACGAAGCTTTAGCAGTGATTGAAGGAATTAAGGACGATGTGGCAAAACGAGAATTGCAAGTGAAATTTTATGGTCGTCAGAATGCTTATCCTTTGCATTTAAAAATTTTATTTAACGGGTCTAATTCTGATGAGGTATATGGTAATTTTATAAGTGATAATTATGTTGCTGAGTTTACTGCAATTAAAGAAGAAGCTTTAGGTCTTGTGGAGGATAGCGAAGATGTTTCTGTAGGGGGTGCCCCTCAAAAAGAAGTTCCTGTAGGAGGTGCCCCTCAAGAAGAAGTTCCTGTAGGGGGTGCCCCTCAAAAAGAAGTTCCTGTAGGGGGTGCCCCTCAAGAAGAAGTTCCTGTAGGGGGTGCCTCTCAAGAAAATGTATATGAATTGCTTTTAGCTGATGAAAAGGATGTAATTAATTCTATACGAGATGTAGTAACTACTGTGTCTTCAGTTTCTAAAACTTCTTATAAACTTTATAGTAATGATGAGTTTTATAATTTATTAAATCAGTTAGGAATTGTTAAGGTCAAGGACATTATAGCAATTTATTTAAAGGACTTGGGAGAAAAAAATGCAGTTCTA
The genomic region above belongs to Borrelia parkeri and contains:
- a CDS encoding BTA121 domain-containing protein surface lipoprotein encodes the protein MNSQEDIALRADLLISKLAKGHMIKLNIDDVSSGAEIVKAEVTINAMLNNLLDKFEIPDDRKKIIDDMRDIVTSLSGVFSVRVYKNEDFCNLLEGLGAERLKEITEIHVNILKAQDEALAVIEGIKDDVAKRELQVKFYGRQNAYPLHLKILFNGSNSDEVYGNFISDNYVAEFTAIKEEALGLVEDSEDVSVGGAPQKEVPVGGAPQEEVPVGGAPQKEVPVGGAPQEEVPVGGASQENVYELLLADEKDVINSIRDVVTTVSSVSKTSYKLYSNDEFYNLLNQLGIVKVKDIIAIYLKDLGEKNAVLAEVAAVLESEEKYALTKNLESDFKKLENFYPTYLKWIFDKTDADGVYSAFVKGNYSDNFIKLKSDVKIISDFNKLCEGFSKKEKRAVAYMRSVVTNSNIGSVEGYKTYDDVEFNNLLHDLGVERLREIIKIHLSSHKAKNAALAAMNNAEESQKKQNLKFNFDVLRRGYSSHLKLLFHAFKADYVYHDFMGSKYAALFTNFKNEFDNI